One Mercurialis annua linkage group LG3, ddMerAnnu1.2, whole genome shotgun sequence DNA window includes the following coding sequences:
- the LOC126673242 gene encoding cytochrome P450 736A117-like, translating into MWTNFFQFSEGISSVPLPLLFTFSALSLVLFLLKKRSILFNKPSPPSPRKLPIIGNLHQLGTYPHRSLRTLAQTHGPIMLIHLGSVPVLVISSATMAREIMKTHDLVFADRPSSKINKMLLYDHKDVAAAPYGEYWRQTKSICVLHLLSNRRVQSYAQVREEETALMIETITNSCSNSVVNLSEAIVGVTNNVVSRVALGRKYSPVEGGRNFKELLGEFLSLLGGFDVGDFVPWLGWVNHVTGLYAKVERVAKEVDDFLEKVVEEHIAGGGVRDDNSKDFVDVLLWIQKENLAGFSIDRTCIKAIILDVFAAGTETTYTVVEWAMTELLKHPEIMFKLQTELRQNATNKSFITEKDSSEMKYLKAVIKETLRLHPPIPLLVPRISMKAVKLQGFDISARTQVIINAFAIGRDPEFWDRSEEFWPDRFLNSSIDFKGQDFELIPFGSGRRICPGVEFAMKTDELVLANLLYKFDWTLHGVEDFEVIECTGLTIHRKFPLLAVATPYNCSNCEKMCEPLFMLHLFLTI; encoded by the exons ATGTGGACTAATTTTTTTCAGTTCTCCGAAGGAATTTCCTCAGTGCCACTACCCTTATTGTTCACCTTTTCAGCTCTATCTTTGGTCCTCTTTCTACTGAAGAAACGGTCTATACTTTTCAATAAACCATCACCACCTTCTCCACGTAAGCTTCCGATCATCGGAAACCTCCACCAACTGGGCACTTACCCTCATCGCTCTCTCCGAACCCTAGCTCAAACCCATGGCCCTATCATGCTCATACACTTAGGTAGCGTGCCGGTTCTTGTTATCTCATCGGCTACTATGGCTCGTGAGATTATGAAAACCCATGACCTTGTATTTGCAGACAGGCCTAGTTCGAAGATTAATAAGATGCTTCTCTACGATCATAAAGATGTAGCCGCCGCGCCTTACGGAGAATACTGGAGGCAAACGAAAAGCATATGCGTTTTGCATTTACTAAGTAACAGAAGGGTGCAATCTTACGCTCAAGTTAGAGAAGAAGAGACCGCTTTAATGATTGAAACTATAACCAACTCTTGCTCGAATTCCGTGGTTAATTTAAGCGAAGCGATTGTTGGGGTTACGAATAACGTAGTGAGTCGAGTTGCTTTGGGGAGAAAGTACAGTCCGGTCGAAGGAGGGAGGAATTTTAAGGAGCTTTTAGGGGAGTTTTTGAGTTTATTGGGAGGTTTTGATGTTGGAGATTTTGTTCCGTGGCTTGGTTGGGTTAATCATGTGACTGGGTTGTATGCTAAGGTAGAGAGAGTGGCTAAAGAAGTTGATGATTTCTTGGAAAAAGTAGTTGAAGAACATATAGCTGGCGGTGGTGTTAGAGATGACAATAGTAAGGATTTTGTGGATGTTCTGCTTTGGATTCAGAAGGAGAATTTGGCTGGTTTTTCTATTGACAGAACTTGCATCAAGGCTATTATTTTG GATGTATTTGCAGCAGGTACAGAGACTACATACACAGTTGTAGAATGGGCAATGACAGAGCTCTTAAAACATCCAGAAATCATGTTCAAACTCCAAACCGAATTAAGACAAAATGCCACAAACAAATCATTCATAACAGAAAAAGATTCAAGTGAAATGAAATATCTAAAAGCAGTGATCAAAGAAACTCTCCGATTGCATCCTCCGATACCGTTACTAGTGCCTCGAATATCAATGAAAGCTGTCAAATTACAGGGTTTTGATATATCAGCAAGAACTCAAGTGATCATCAATGCTTTTGCAATAGGTAGAGACCCTGAATTTTGGGACAGGTCTGAAGAGTTCTGGCCTGACAGATTCTTGAATAGTTCCATTGATTTCAAAGGACAAGATTTTGAGCTGATACCATTTGGTTCAGGTCGGAGAATTTGCCCTGGTGTTGAGTTTGCAATGAAGACAGATGAGCTTGTGTTAGCAAATCTGTTGTACAAATTTGACTGGACTTTGCATGGTGTTGAAGATTTCGAAGTTATTGAATGCACTGGGCTTACCATACATAGAAAATTCCCACTTCTTGCTGTTGCAACTCCATACAATTGCTCGAACTGTGAAAAAATGTGTGAACCGCTTTTCATGTTGCATCTTTTCTTGACAATATAA